The following proteins are co-located in the Pararhizobium capsulatum DSM 1112 genome:
- a CDS encoding calcium-binding protein: MATKYGTEASETLTGENAYDYIYGQGGNDKIYGLFGADNLMGGEGNDTISGGFQGDTISGDLGNDTISGGQGDDIITGGTGADTMSGGLGDDRFSDYNISDWKSDVVDGGLGTDTVDINLQYNTAGVTFTAQDPTKTVNLFGFTVSGIEQYTVSATSFADTLTGGRWNDRFSGQNGNDKLYGLGGDDYLDGGVGKDTLYGGQGDDHIYGGEGDDTISGSYGDDNLQGGAGNDAITGGNGDDALYGEDGNDTLDAGSGDDYLWGGDGNDTLNGGSGEDYIITGSGTDTVNAGADDDQILMTMFNGKDKIDGGSGDDKLEIRNIDGSFTAKASTVVNTLADGSTIFNIENYELYGSNNKDTIVTLGGKDHIVTYNGNDTVKAGAGDDYIDGGAGDDTLSGEAGNDTIFAGSGKGKIYGGSGTDTAYIDVYGYQTTNYTFDVVNGKGTLSNGTFAQDTEIFNVFTAYGNDVLKAGNAQRVWFQSYSGNDQLYGSVGDDLLDSGLGNDKIIAGKGDDVLYDLGGNNNLSAGDGDDEVHLSIFEAHSGGDTTTLDLGAGNDVVEFNAGIGYTFGKLVAEGGSGTDLAQIDRNESTKALTFTLSANATLVNGDATLKYFERVHITGGSGGDTFTGGNLSDTFDGNDGNDTLSGLGGDDWIYGGNGRDTLKGGDGSDTIWAAGTNGDTDADSIDGGAGNDYIHINSGDTAIGGSGTDKVYVDVSALATGVKFSFSTGTVKVNSTTSFSGMESLDFVGTKGNDTVAGSTGDDVLRGNAGNDTLNGGAGKDFLYDDAGNDTLLGGSGDDWFTRNEFTGKDTFDGGSGIDTLDFNYYGYDSSVKLDLLDNSKNDGLARGLTAKNFERIWGTSQDDDIRGSNASEWISGGSKDDILQGRGGDDTLIGGSGGDHLTGGSGKDTFQFSYLADGGDQITDFKRGEDKIAIDDISFGLSKGTAIKLVLADEANFTTTGATFLYEKDTHRLWFDGDGKGGDKEAVLLATFDNVSTLSASDFILV; encoded by the coding sequence ATGGCGACCAAATACGGAACCGAGGCATCGGAAACACTGACGGGCGAAAATGCCTACGACTACATCTACGGCCAGGGCGGCAACGACAAGATCTACGGCCTGTTCGGCGCCGATAACCTGATGGGCGGCGAAGGCAACGATACGATCAGCGGCGGCTTCCAGGGCGACACCATCTCCGGGGATCTCGGCAATGACACGATCTCCGGCGGCCAGGGCGACGACATCATCACCGGCGGCACCGGCGCCGACACCATGTCGGGCGGGCTGGGCGACGATCGTTTCAGCGATTACAATATCAGCGACTGGAAGAGCGATGTCGTCGATGGCGGGCTCGGAACGGACACTGTCGATATCAACCTGCAATACAACACGGCCGGCGTCACCTTTACCGCGCAGGATCCGACCAAGACCGTCAACCTGTTCGGCTTCACCGTCAGCGGCATCGAGCAATACACGGTCTCGGCAACCAGCTTTGCCGACACGCTGACCGGCGGCCGCTGGAACGACCGCTTCAGCGGACAGAACGGCAATGACAAGCTTTACGGGCTTGGCGGCGATGACTACCTCGACGGGGGCGTCGGCAAGGATACGCTTTATGGCGGCCAGGGCGACGACCACATCTACGGTGGCGAAGGTGACGACACGATCAGCGGCAGCTACGGCGACGACAATCTGCAGGGTGGTGCTGGCAATGACGCAATCACCGGCGGCAATGGCGATGATGCCCTCTACGGCGAGGACGGCAATGATACGCTCGATGCCGGTAGTGGTGACGACTACCTCTGGGGTGGCGATGGCAACGATACGCTGAACGGCGGCAGCGGTGAGGATTACATCATCACAGGTTCCGGCACCGACACCGTCAACGCCGGCGCAGACGATGATCAGATCCTGATGACCATGTTCAACGGCAAGGACAAGATCGACGGCGGGAGCGGTGATGACAAACTCGAAATCCGCAATATCGACGGCAGTTTCACCGCCAAGGCCTCCACTGTCGTCAACACGCTCGCCGATGGTTCGACCATCTTCAACATCGAGAACTACGAACTCTACGGTTCGAACAACAAGGATACGATCGTAACGCTCGGCGGCAAGGATCATATCGTCACCTATAACGGAAACGATACCGTCAAGGCCGGGGCCGGCGACGACTATATCGATGGTGGGGCGGGTGACGACACACTCTCCGGTGAAGCGGGCAACGACACGATCTTCGCCGGGTCTGGCAAGGGCAAAATCTATGGCGGTTCCGGCACGGACACCGCCTACATCGATGTCTATGGCTACCAGACGACCAATTACACATTTGATGTCGTCAACGGCAAGGGCACGCTATCGAACGGCACGTTTGCGCAGGATACTGAGATCTTCAACGTCTTCACCGCCTATGGCAACGACGTCCTCAAGGCCGGTAATGCCCAGCGCGTCTGGTTCCAGTCCTATAGCGGCAATGACCAGCTCTATGGCAGCGTAGGCGACGACCTGCTCGACAGCGGGCTTGGCAACGACAAGATCATTGCAGGCAAGGGCGACGACGTCCTCTATGATCTCGGCGGCAACAACAACCTGTCTGCCGGCGATGGGGACGACGAGGTCCATCTCTCGATTTTCGAGGCCCATAGCGGCGGCGACACGACGACGCTTGATCTCGGTGCCGGCAACGACGTCGTGGAGTTCAATGCCGGCATCGGCTACACCTTCGGCAAACTCGTGGCCGAAGGCGGCAGCGGCACCGATCTTGCGCAAATCGACCGGAATGAAAGCACCAAGGCGCTCACCTTCACGCTGAGCGCCAATGCCACCCTCGTCAATGGTGACGCCACGCTCAAGTATTTCGAGCGCGTCCATATCACCGGCGGCTCGGGCGGCGACACGTTCACCGGCGGCAATCTTTCCGACACGTTCGATGGCAATGATGGCAACGACACGCTTTCGGGCCTTGGTGGCGACGACTGGATCTATGGCGGCAACGGCCGCGACACCCTGAAGGGCGGCGATGGTTCGGATACGATCTGGGCCGCCGGAACCAACGGCGATACGGACGCCGACAGCATCGATGGCGGCGCCGGCAACGACTACATCCATATCAACAGTGGTGATACCGCCATCGGCGGCAGCGGCACGGACAAGGTCTATGTCGATGTCTCGGCGCTCGCGACCGGCGTCAAGTTCTCTTTCAGCACCGGCACGGTGAAGGTCAATTCCACCACTTCCTTCTCCGGTATGGAATCGCTCGATTTTGTCGGCACCAAGGGCAACGACACCGTCGCCGGGAGTACCGGCGACGACGTGTTGCGCGGCAATGCCGGCAACGACACGCTCAATGGCGGTGCGGGCAAGGACTTCCTTTACGACGATGCGGGCAATGACACGCTGCTCGGCGGTTCGGGAGACGACTGGTTCACCCGCAACGAATTCACCGGCAAGGATACCTTCGATGGCGGCTCCGGCATCGATACGCTGGATTTCAACTATTACGGTTATGATTCCTCGGTGAAACTCGACCTGCTTGACAATTCCAAGAACGACGGCCTCGCACGCGGCCTGACCGCCAAGAATTTCGAGCGCATCTGGGGCACGAGCCAGGACGACGACATCCGGGGCTCGAATGCCAGCGAATGGATTTCGGGCGGCAGCAAGGACGATATCCTCCAGGGCCGGGGTGGCGACGACACGCTGATCGGCGGCTCCGGTGGAGATCATCTGACCGGCGGATCCGGCAAGGACACCTTCCAGTTCAGCTACCTCGCCGATGGCGGTGACCAGATCACCGACTTCAAGCGCGGCGAGGACAAGATCGCCATCGATGACATCAGCTTTGGCCTGAGCAAGGGAACCGCCATCAAGCTTGTGCTTGCCGACGAAGCCAACTTCACGACAACCGGCGCAACCTTCCTCTACGAGAAGGATACGCACCGGCTCTGGTTCGATGGCGACGGCAAGGGCGGCGACAAGGAAGCGGTCCTGCTGGCAACCTTCGACAATGTATCTACCTTGAGCGCCAGCGATTTCATTCTGGTCTGA
- a CDS encoding 3'-5' exonuclease, with the protein MKTIAIDFETANEQRGSACSVGLAWIEDGRVVRVEERLIRPKGMRFSSFNIAIHGIRPEHVEDACEFPEVMDEFTDDFRGATMIAHNAAFDFSVWRSCLDLYRQSYPELSYLCSVKMAQRVWPHLGSHKLNILAGHLGLSFKHHNAAEDAAICAEAAIAIARSLRVSHVREIPSMIGMKAGRLFAGGYDACTCRKQ; encoded by the coding sequence TTGAAGACCATCGCCATCGATTTCGAAACCGCCAATGAGCAACGTGGAAGCGCCTGCTCCGTGGGGCTTGCCTGGATAGAGGATGGCAGGGTCGTGCGGGTCGAAGAGCGGCTGATCCGTCCGAAGGGCATGCGGTTTTCCTCCTTCAACATTGCCATCCACGGCATCCGTCCTGAACATGTCGAGGACGCATGCGAGTTTCCCGAGGTGATGGACGAGTTCACGGACGATTTTCGCGGTGCGACGATGATCGCCCACAATGCCGCCTTCGATTTCAGCGTCTGGCGCTCGTGCCTCGATCTCTACCGGCAAAGCTATCCAGAGCTCTCCTATCTCTGCTCGGTGAAGATGGCGCAGAGGGTCTGGCCGCATCTCGGCTCCCACAAGCTCAACATTCTGGCCGGCCATCTCGGCCTGAGCTTCAAGCATCACAATGCCGCCGAAGACGCCGCGATCTGCGCCGAGGCGGCGATCGCGATCGCGCGTTCCTTGCGCGTTTCGCATGTCCGCGAGATACCGTCGATGATCGGCATGAAAGCCGGCCGCCTGTTTGCTGGCGGTTACGACGCCTGCACCTGTCGAAAGCAATAG